The proteins below come from a single Candidatus Neomarinimicrobiota bacterium genomic window:
- a CDS encoding FG-GAP-like repeat-containing protein codes for MGMNLPKWSITLLLLAFSVFAMAGGNGVNSYTLGWSETHATDPDVYWGVSGPYDFDGDGYQEVLGYTDAGGITAHLYENTGDDTWEEAWTHTIVDVVYSYEACDQETDLDRDGIPELLIAGEGGGSGDYSSLFIFELDTAAVALGNISFLPVAVVNPAEVAGIDINGDGTYATSTKTIVANDLDADGVTELLIYDGRTHAAQVMSLDTLSDFSFPNWVSEFVDSESFCCSVYGGAVIGDFDADGTNNFAMVEWDFNGIAFYDVVDVDEYELILFTDDATTYDGGSLRSLESADLDNDGYTEIYLASTAGVVLLYSIGDDISDFDISTDIYEIYVGDGTGFNGAQMGNTDIWHGAADGVDYIISQDSTSLLDLEYDGEGDVTDPASWTAYEVPAEGYVDDIWNDVCLGDFDYDGLDEILAISVVTPTMQIFEHDGWNTVADVDTRPVVADTLLAPGWQTRGVQVGSDLDGDGFQEVIITDYQVHGVHVYEVTANNTLEWVATMSDDSTTYGATPRHVITGDLDGNGLGEIIYLGMRTPGEANNGINVWEWDGVVGSDTYTRYVMPVLVDGVELDRYYGDRTLNVGDPDGDGQQEILISNNGSNNLYDIFMIAHVEGTFASGFYSLVTEYVIDQTSDAYGGSPGYGQANVTDLDGDGDKEVCFFAWDHTTMLVVETTDTDEYELQSSTQLDSALTDKVVYGTTFVTDIDDNGADEIYGGMYSAGWVWQVTGGDDVADISYANGNVTIISDFGGVWDVTGGDGDGDGVDEIYSVDYTHGRIYEWDYSGGTWDMSVVTNWNSAMGGFSLDFADDLDGDGYPELVQGFLEPPFSGGNEFGYTFSVSELGAAVGIDQNWTVITPADYKLSQNYPNPFNPSTTIDFTLPLAKDNVNVIVYNMLGQEVVRLANDASYGPGSHSITWNSLTASGTPAAAGIYVYELRVGNVSKTAKMTLIK; via the coding sequence ATGGGAATGAATTTACCAAAATGGTCAATTACCCTGTTGCTGCTTGCATTTTCAGTTTTCGCCATGGCCGGTGGAAACGGTGTAAACAGTTACACACTAGGCTGGTCTGAAACTCATGCCACAGACCCAGATGTATACTGGGGTGTCAGTGGTCCATACGATTTTGATGGTGATGGCTATCAAGAAGTATTGGGCTACACGGATGCAGGTGGAATTACTGCACACCTGTATGAGAATACCGGTGACGATACCTGGGAAGAAGCTTGGACCCACACTATTGTGGATGTTGTCTACAGCTATGAAGCCTGTGACCAGGAAACTGATCTGGATCGTGACGGTATCCCTGAACTGCTGATAGCTGGTGAGGGTGGCGGCTCTGGAGACTACAGCTCACTCTTCATCTTTGAGCTTGATACTGCTGCCGTGGCTCTGGGAAATATTTCATTTCTGCCAGTTGCTGTTGTTAATCCTGCTGAAGTTGCTGGAATTGACATCAATGGTGACGGTACCTACGCTACTTCCACAAAAACCATTGTAGCTAACGATCTTGATGCTGATGGTGTAACCGAGCTATTGATCTATGATGGTCGCACCCACGCTGCTCAGGTCATGTCTCTGGATACTCTGTCAGATTTCTCTTTCCCCAACTGGGTTAGTGAATTTGTTGATAGTGAGAGCTTTTGCTGCTCCGTTTATGGCGGCGCAGTGATCGGTGATTTTGATGCTGATGGTACCAATAACTTTGCCATGGTTGAATGGGATTTTAACGGAATCGCTTTTTACGATGTGGTTGATGTTGACGAATACGAGCTGATCCTTTTCACTGATGATGCTACTACCTATGATGGTGGTTCTTTACGTTCTTTGGAATCAGCTGATCTTGACAATGATGGCTATACAGAGATCTATCTGGCATCTACTGCCGGTGTCGTTCTACTGTACAGCATCGGTGACGATATTTCCGACTTTGACATTAGTACTGATATCTATGAGATTTATGTCGGTGACGGAACTGGTTTCAACGGTGCACAAATGGGCAATACAGACATCTGGCACGGAGCTGCTGATGGTGTTGATTACATTATCTCCCAGGATTCCACTTCCTTATTGGATCTGGAATATGATGGTGAGGGCGATGTAACTGATCCGGCTTCTTGGACCGCTTATGAAGTTCCTGCTGAAGGTTATGTTGATGATATCTGGAACGATGTTTGTCTAGGTGATTTCGATTATGACGGACTGGATGAGATTCTGGCAATTTCGGTGGTAACACCCACCATGCAGATCTTCGAGCATGATGGCTGGAATACAGTTGCTGATGTAGATACACGTCCCGTTGTAGCTGACACCCTGCTGGCTCCCGGTTGGCAGACACGTGGTGTCCAGGTCGGCAGCGACCTTGATGGTGATGGCTTCCAGGAAGTAATCATCACGGACTATCAGGTACATGGTGTCCATGTTTACGAAGTAACCGCCAATAATACTCTGGAATGGGTTGCCACGATGAGTGATGACTCCACCACCTATGGTGCCACCCCACGTCATGTAATCACAGGCGATCTGGATGGCAATGGTCTTGGTGAGATCATCTATCTCGGAATGCGTACTCCCGGTGAAGCCAATAATGGAATCAATGTCTGGGAATGGGACGGCGTAGTCGGCAGTGATACTTATACTCGCTATGTTATGCCCGTATTGGTTGACGGCGTTGAACTCGATCGCTATTATGGTGACCGTACCTTGAATGTTGGCGATCCTGATGGTGATGGACAACAAGAGATTCTGATCTCTAATAATGGTTCCAACAACTTGTATGATATCTTCATGATCGCCCATGTTGAAGGTACTTTTGCAAGTGGATTCTATTCACTGGTTACCGAGTATGTCATTGATCAGACCTCTGATGCCTATGGTGGCTCACCTGGATATGGTCAGGCCAATGTGACCGATCTGGATGGTGATGGCGACAAGGAAGTTTGTTTCTTTGCCTGGGATCACACAACCATGCTGGTTGTTGAGACTACAGATACAGATGAATACGAACTGCAGAGCTCCACTCAGCTTGATTCTGCATTGACTGATAAAGTTGTTTACGGAACGACCTTCGTAACAGACATCGATGACAATGGTGCTGACGAGATCTATGGTGGTATGTATTCAGCTGGTTGGGTCTGGCAGGTCACTGGTGGTGATGATGTAGCTGACATCAGCTATGCCAACGGAAATGTAACCATTATCTCTGATTTCGGCGGCGTCTGGGACGTTACCGGTGGTGATGGCGATGGTGATGGCGTTGACGAGATTTATTCCGTTGATTACACCCATGGCCGTATCTATGAGTGGGACTATTCAGGCGGTACCTGGGATATGTCAGTTGTAACCAACTGGAATAGTGCTATGGGCGGTTTCTCACTGGATTTTGCTGACGATCTTGATGGTGACGGATATCCTGAACTGGTTCAGGGTTTCCTTGAGCCACCTTTTAGTGGTGGAAATGAGTTTGGTTACACATTCTCAGTTTCTGAACTTGGTGCCGCAGTTGGTATCGATCAGAACTGGACTGTGATCACACCTGCTGATTACAAACTCTCTCAGAACTATCCGAACCCCTTCAACCCCAGCACAACTATCGACTTCACCCTGCCATTGGCGAAAGACAATGTCAACGTGATCGTATACAACATGCTTGGACAAGAAGTTGTTCGTTTAGCTAATGATGCTTCCTACGGTCCTGGTAGTCACAGTATTACCTGGAACAGCTTAACAGCTAGTGGAACACCTGCAGCAGCTGGTATCTATGTCTATGAGCTCCGTGTTGGAAACGTTTCCAAAACAGCTAAGATGACTCTTATTAAATAA